Proteins from a genomic interval of uncultured Desulfuromusa sp.:
- a CDS encoding RNA-binding protein, producing the protein MKKAKSPIKDIFVADISFEATEEDLHKLFSVCGTVRSIHMLTDPKNGNFKGVAFIRMATDAENREAINMLDGTRLIDRCINVSAAKSKEEMAVVDEVVELPEKRTRRRRVPKGRKKVR; encoded by the coding sequence ATGAAAAAAGCCAAGAGTCCAATTAAAGATATATTCGTTGCTGATATTTCCTTTGAGGCAACGGAAGAAGATCTCCACAAGTTGTTCTCTGTCTGTGGAACTGTCCGATCTATTCACATGCTTACCGATCCGAAAAACGGTAACTTTAAAGGGGTCGCATTCATCCGTATGGCGACTGATGCAGAAAACAGAGAAGCTATCAATATGCTGGATGGGACCCGACTGATAGATCGTTGCATTAATGTGAGTGCTGCAAAGTCCAAAGAAGAGATGGCGGTTGTTGATGAGGTTGTGGAGCTGCCCGAAAAACGCACCCGACGAAGGAGAGTGCCCAAAGGTCGGAAGAAGGTGCGCTAA
- a CDS encoding type II toxin-antitoxin system HipA family toxin: MSNHGADEVNILRLTLHGRLIGYLAGFHDGRNILNFADEFKSDVTRPTLSLITHPEFPHAEKLLATPWSHNQKLHPILSNLLPEGALRELIAQSLKTHIDNEFHMFSYLGEDLPGALLAEPLEPAAVPANVLFAHGNAKAVPFEKINRDNKFSLAGIQMKFSMKHQDGRYNLSKGDVLGDWIIKTPSTKHKDVPVNEFTAMTLASMAGVDVPEIRLVELDKLDNLPPINLPDEKLAFAIKRFDRNDDQRIHMEDFAQVLVKSPHEKYNSASYEQIAKILYNFSGDGLADAQQFARRLLVNILLANGDAHLKNWSLLYSDQVTPRLSPAYDIVTTSVYIDNERQYALNLGKTKEWYDVTYANFELWTKRAGVPWRAIKPHLDDTMERARSLWPKGIEDLPMNDAHKEKLRVHWANLQNVFRI; encoded by the coding sequence ATGAGTAATCATGGCGCCGATGAAGTCAACATCCTCAGGCTGACGTTGCACGGAAGATTGATTGGCTACTTGGCCGGTTTCCACGATGGCCGAAATATTTTGAACTTTGCGGATGAATTTAAATCTGATGTTACCCGTCCAACATTGAGCCTGATTACCCACCCCGAATTCCCACACGCAGAAAAGCTGCTGGCGACCCCTTGGTCGCACAATCAAAAATTGCACCCCATACTCTCCAATCTGTTGCCGGAAGGGGCATTGAGAGAACTGATCGCCCAGAGCCTAAAGACGCATATCGATAACGAGTTTCATATGTTTTCGTATCTGGGGGAAGATTTACCCGGCGCGTTGCTTGCGGAGCCGCTGGAACCAGCTGCGGTTCCGGCAAACGTCTTGTTTGCACACGGCAACGCCAAAGCCGTACCATTCGAAAAAATCAACCGGGACAATAAATTCTCCCTTGCCGGCATCCAGATGAAGTTCTCCATGAAGCATCAGGATGGCCGCTACAACCTCTCCAAAGGGGATGTTCTTGGTGATTGGATCATAAAGACACCTTCGACCAAACACAAAGATGTGCCGGTCAATGAATTCACGGCAATGACATTGGCATCCATGGCAGGAGTGGACGTGCCCGAAATAAGGTTGGTGGAACTGGATAAGCTCGACAACTTGCCGCCAATCAATTTGCCTGATGAAAAACTGGCTTTTGCAATAAAACGCTTCGACCGCAATGATGACCAACGAATTCACATGGAAGACTTTGCGCAAGTATTGGTGAAGTCCCCACACGAAAAATACAATTCCGCAAGCTACGAACAAATCGCCAAAATCCTTTACAATTTCTCCGGCGATGGCCTGGCCGACGCGCAACAGTTCGCCAGACGGCTGCTGGTAAATATCCTTCTCGCCAATGGCGATGCTCATCTAAAAAACTGGAGCCTGCTCTATTCCGATCAAGTCACACCGCGACTTTCCCCGGCCTATGACATTGTCACGACAAGCGTTTATATTGATAACGAGCGGCAATACGCACTCAACCTGGGAAAAACGAAGGAATGGTACGATGTCACTTATGCCAACTTTGAACTATGGACCAAGCGAGCTGGGGTGCCCTGGCGAGCCATAAAACCACATCTTGATGACACCATGGAGAGAGCACGAAGTTTATGGCCAAAAGGAATAGAAGATCTGCCAATGAATGATGCGCATAAAGAAAAACTTCGGGTACATTGGGCGAATCTGCAAAATGTTTTTCGGATTTAA
- a CDS encoding helix-turn-helix domain-containing protein: MDKTFLTVKELSIKLGVSEKTVYRMITSKSIPFAIKIGGQWRFNSEKIEKWSSAFPKGAKNKVPTNDKITISEAMTNGLIIYRAHGENRDEILDEFLGMVGNLSTEEIINIKKQILYRESIISSSLQGISFMTPGVEATHHIDKSQLFVAFLEKPMNFKAIDNIDTEIVLLLLAANKTEQLILKTRLTRLLMEKEFIAMVKKHLNRRELLEQVTAIETKLLG, from the coding sequence ATGGACAAAACATTTCTGACAGTAAAAGAACTTTCGATAAAATTGGGAGTTTCTGAGAAAACTGTTTATCGAATGATCACCTCTAAATCAATCCCATTTGCCATAAAAATTGGCGGCCAGTGGCGTTTCAACTCCGAAAAAATTGAAAAATGGAGTTCAGCATTCCCGAAGGGTGCAAAAAATAAAGTCCCGACCAATGATAAAATCACGATTTCTGAAGCCATGACAAATGGTTTGATCATTTACCGGGCCCACGGAGAAAACAGGGATGAAATCCTTGATGAATTTCTCGGAATGGTCGGGAACCTTTCTACGGAAGAAATCATCAATATCAAAAAACAGATTCTCTACAGAGAGTCCATCATTTCATCTTCCCTCCAGGGGATCTCATTCATGACTCCCGGGGTGGAAGCAACTCACCATATCGATAAATCGCAACTTTTTGTTGCTTTTTTAGAAAAACCGATGAATTTCAAGGCCATTGATAACATTGACACAGAAATTGTTCTCCTGCTTCTGGCTGCAAACAAAACAGAACAACTCATCTTGAAAACACGATTAACAAGATTACTGATGGAAAAAGAATTCATTGCCATGGTTAAGAAACATTTAAACCGGAGAGAACTCCTTGAACAAGTCACTGCTATCGAAACAAAGTTATTAGGTTGA
- a CDS encoding DUF4019 domain-containing protein — translation MFPRKYRVHIFLTIIALVIIFYPVLSRKPDQQRIDASTVAATGFFELVDAGQYAQSWENCAAYLKSEVPKEEWITKLSAVRSAAGQFLERKQKDYTYTRNMNEGIPDGEYMVYYFDSKFQNKEDLTETVTVMLESDNVWRVAGYFIE, via the coding sequence GTGTTCCCAAGAAAATATCGTGTTCACATTTTCCTGACAATCATCGCCCTGGTTATCATTTTTTATCCGGTTCTCAGTCGCAAGCCGGATCAACAGCGGATTGATGCATCAACCGTTGCTGCAACCGGCTTTTTTGAACTTGTCGATGCGGGGCAATATGCACAAAGTTGGGAGAACTGTGCCGCTTATTTAAAAAGTGAGGTGCCCAAGGAAGAGTGGATTACAAAACTCTCTGCGGTGCGTTCTGCAGCAGGTCAATTTCTGGAGCGAAAACAAAAAGATTACACTTATACCAGAAACATGAATGAAGGAATTCCTGACGGTGAATATATGGTCTATTATTTTGATTCAAAATTTCAGAATAAAGAAGACCTCACTGAAACGGTGACTGTTATGCTGGAGTCTGATAATGTCTGGCGGGTGGCTGGCTATTTTATAGAGTAA
- a CDS encoding helix-turn-helix transcriptional regulator, which yields MTESLLQQLKKRRLMLKLKQSDMMMRIGVSRQQYQRLESRGNPRLDTLELIAKGLNSELMLIPKEKVHAVIDMLESVEANPAAGQNPAEHAKENKRKKLSDDPWQNILGDDL from the coding sequence ATGACAGAGTCCCTACTGCAACAGCTCAAAAAAAGACGCCTGATGCTGAAGCTCAAGCAAAGCGACATGATGATGCGCATCGGTGTATCCCGCCAGCAATACCAACGGCTGGAGTCCAGGGGCAATCCTCGGCTGGATACTCTGGAGTTGATTGCTAAAGGTCTCAACAGTGAACTGATGCTTATTCCTAAAGAGAAGGTGCACGCTGTAATCGACATGCTTGAAAGTGTCGAAGCGAATCCGGCGGCAGGACAAAATCCAGCAGAGCATGCCAAGGAGAATAAAAGGAAAAAGCTGTCTGACGATCCCTGGCAGAACATTCTTGGGGATGATCTATGA
- a CDS encoding ATPase P, with translation MLQITVPGSGDLKFKDLVLDFNGTLACDGELIPGVRERLLLLAESLKIHIITADTFGSVEQEVAAIPCELAVISTTSQDDEKLDYIKSLGVKNVVAVGNGRNDRLMLKAAQLSMAIAQTEGASMTAVLAADILVPDILVALDLLLKPQRLIATLRI, from the coding sequence ATGCTGCAAATAACCGTCCCCGGCAGTGGGGATCTTAAGTTCAAGGATCTGGTGCTTGATTTCAATGGGACTCTGGCCTGTGATGGTGAGTTGATTCCGGGGGTGCGGGAACGGTTGTTGCTGTTGGCAGAGTCACTGAAAATCCATATTATTACCGCAGATACTTTTGGCAGTGTCGAGCAGGAAGTGGCTGCTATCCCCTGTGAATTGGCTGTCATTTCTACAACATCTCAGGATGACGAAAAGCTTGACTATATTAAAAGCCTTGGCGTGAAAAATGTTGTCGCGGTGGGCAATGGACGCAATGATCGACTGATGTTGAAAGCAGCACAATTAAGTATGGCTATTGCACAAACAGAAGGCGCTTCAATGACTGCGGTTCTAGCTGCAGATATACTGGTGCCTGATATCCTGGTTGCTCTTGATCTGTTGCTGAAACCACAACGACTGATCGCAACACTGCGGATTTGA
- a CDS encoding SulP family inorganic anion transporter — translation MGPATYRKIIGDIFGGVTASVIALPLALAFGVASGVGAQAGIYGAIILGFVASLIGGTKVQISGPTGPMTIVAASTLVLFHGDVSMLMAAVLLTGLFQILLGVLKVGKFVKFVPYPVISGFMSGIGIIIILLQINPLFGIEGEKSPLQAVASFGNIWSMFQTDAIYASVLALLIVFFTPKKISRIIPTPLLALVAVTIFSQLAGLQLPTIGRIPNGLPAISFPSFNLSQTSILITAAMSLAILGAIDSLLTSLVADSLTKTEHNSNRELIGQGLGNTLTAFVGGIPGAGATMRTVVNVKSGGTTRLSGIIHALILLGILLGLGKFAAIVPMAVLAAILIKVGLDIVDYRFIKIIKKAPKHDLVVMFTVLFLTVFVDLIVAVGVGVVLASVLLTVRMTGQVNSSVNDIEIPVRDIENCTNISGEKSFNIRVVDIDGPFFFGSTSQLVGQVGAMLGTKIVIFNCLKVPFIDLSGFFALGEIILKLKANDIIPFVVVSDEIRKKLIRLEILSILSEKHIYLSFDMAVDHARDHVCEDRPQG, via the coding sequence ATGGGACCAGCAACTTACAGGAAAATAATAGGAGATATCTTTGGAGGCGTCACCGCCAGTGTTATCGCCTTACCTCTGGCATTAGCTTTTGGAGTTGCCAGTGGGGTTGGCGCACAAGCAGGGATCTATGGTGCCATCATTCTTGGATTTGTTGCTTCTCTGATCGGAGGGACAAAAGTACAGATATCCGGACCAACCGGACCAATGACGATCGTTGCAGCATCAACCCTGGTTCTTTTTCACGGCGATGTTTCCATGTTAATGGCGGCCGTTTTGTTAACAGGTCTCTTTCAAATTCTGCTGGGCGTCCTGAAGGTCGGGAAATTTGTAAAGTTCGTTCCCTATCCTGTGATCTCCGGGTTCATGAGTGGCATTGGAATTATTATCATCCTCCTGCAGATCAATCCTCTTTTTGGTATTGAAGGGGAAAAATCACCTTTGCAGGCGGTGGCTTCCTTTGGCAATATCTGGTCAATGTTCCAAACTGACGCCATTTACGCCAGCGTCTTGGCCTTATTGATCGTATTTTTTACCCCCAAAAAGATTTCCAGAATCATTCCAACCCCATTACTGGCCCTTGTGGCTGTCACCATCTTTTCTCAACTGGCAGGATTGCAGCTACCCACTATCGGAAGGATCCCCAATGGATTGCCGGCCATAAGTTTTCCAAGCTTTAATCTGAGTCAGACATCAATACTTATCACTGCCGCCATGAGTCTTGCAATTCTGGGAGCCATTGACAGCCTTCTGACTTCATTGGTTGCCGATTCTTTGACAAAAACCGAACATAATTCCAACCGCGAACTGATCGGGCAAGGCCTTGGTAACACCTTGACTGCTTTTGTGGGAGGCATTCCCGGAGCAGGCGCAACCATGCGCACAGTCGTCAATGTAAAATCCGGTGGGACAACACGGCTTTCAGGGATCATACACGCTCTTATTTTACTAGGAATTCTCCTTGGGCTTGGAAAGTTCGCTGCGATCGTCCCAATGGCTGTCCTGGCAGCAATTTTGATCAAGGTTGGACTGGATATTGTTGATTACCGGTTCATAAAAATCATCAAAAAAGCCCCGAAACACGATCTGGTCGTCATGTTTACAGTCCTTTTTCTCACGGTTTTTGTGGATCTGATTGTCGCCGTCGGAGTGGGCGTTGTTCTTGCGTCAGTCCTCCTGACAGTTCGGATGACGGGCCAAGTCAATTCATCCGTCAATGATATTGAAATTCCTGTCAGGGATATTGAAAACTGTACTAACATCAGCGGTGAAAAAAGTTTCAACATCCGCGTAGTTGATATCGATGGACCCTTCTTTTTTGGATCCACATCCCAGCTGGTTGGCCAGGTTGGAGCCATGTTGGGGACCAAAATTGTCATTTTTAACTGTCTTAAAGTTCCTTTTATAGACCTATCCGGTTTTTTTGCCCTGGGTGAAATCATCTTGAAATTGAAGGCAAACGATATTATCCCCTTCGTCGTCGTCAGCGACGAAATCAGGAAAAAATTGATCAGACTGGAGATTCTCTCTATTCTCAGTGAAAAACACATCTATCTTTCATTCGATATGGCAGTCGATCATGCCCGTGACCATGTTTGTGAAGACCGCCCACAAGGATAG
- the msrB gene encoding peptide-methionine (R)-S-oxide reductase MsrB — MRFLKIVLLSLPLMLLGLNLAHSEGMNKMDNSMKASQTMNSDGMMKDQSMTQKHTYSVPSDAELRKLLTPLQYDVTQKEGTERPFNNTYWDNHEAGIYVDIVSGEPLFSSLDKYESGTGWPSFTRPLVPENIVNKEDRSLFSVRTEVRSKHADSHLGHVFDDGPQPTGLRYCMNSASLRFIPLADLEKEGYGEYLSLFK, encoded by the coding sequence ATGAGATTTCTAAAAATTGTACTCCTCAGTCTACCGCTGATGCTGCTCGGCTTGAACCTGGCACACAGCGAGGGGATGAATAAAATGGATAACAGCATGAAGGCGTCACAAACAATGAATTCTGATGGAATGATGAAGGATCAGTCCATGACTCAAAAACACACATACAGCGTGCCGAGCGATGCAGAACTGCGCAAGCTTCTAACCCCACTACAGTACGATGTCACTCAGAAAGAAGGGACTGAAAGGCCGTTTAACAACACCTACTGGGACAACCATGAAGCCGGAATCTATGTTGATATCGTCTCCGGCGAGCCGCTTTTCAGTTCTTTGGACAAATATGAATCGGGAACCGGTTGGCCGAGCTTCACCAGACCTCTGGTACCGGAAAATATCGTTAATAAAGAAGACCGTAGCTTGTTCTCTGTCCGCACTGAGGTGCGCAGTAAACATGCGGATTCCCACTTGGGCCATGTGTTCGATGACGGTCCCCAGCCAACCGGCCTCCGCTACTGCATGAATTCAGCATCGCTACGCTTCATTCCGTTGGCCGATCTGGAAAAAGAAGGTTATGGCGAATACCTTTCCTTATTCAAATAA
- the msrA gene encoding peptide-methionine (S)-S-oxide reductase MsrA, giving the protein MKAKRIFILCTLLLAIAAQTFAATAIVAGGCFWCMESDFEKLGGVTDVISGFTGGTLENPTYNGNHTGHYEAVEITYDPQKLSYKQLLDYYWVHIDPFDAGGQFCDRGHSYKAAIFVANDEEKKIAEESKLEVQAMFPDQEIVTPILAAATFWPIQGDESYHQDYYKNNPVRYKYYRWGCRRDQRVEEIWGDKVKHEM; this is encoded by the coding sequence ATGAAAGCAAAACGGATCTTTATCCTCTGTACCTTGCTGCTCGCAATCGCAGCACAGACCTTTGCTGCGACAGCGATTGTGGCCGGCGGTTGCTTCTGGTGCATGGAGTCAGACTTCGAAAAACTGGGCGGGGTCACAGATGTCATTTCCGGCTTTACCGGCGGAACGCTGGAAAATCCGACCTACAACGGCAACCATACGGGACATTATGAGGCCGTGGAAATCACTTACGACCCACAGAAATTGAGCTACAAACAACTGCTTGACTACTACTGGGTTCACATTGATCCCTTCGATGCCGGTGGGCAATTCTGCGACCGTGGCCATAGCTATAAGGCCGCAATATTCGTCGCCAATGATGAAGAAAAGAAGATTGCCGAAGAGTCAAAGCTTGAGGTCCAGGCAATGTTTCCTGATCAGGAGATCGTGACACCAATTCTGGCAGCAGCAACCTTCTGGCCGATTCAGGGGGATGAGAGCTATCATCAGGACTACTACAAGAACAATCCGGTGCGCTACAAATATTACCGCTGGGGATGCAGACGTGACCAACGCGTCGAAGAGATCTGGGGTGATAAAGTGAAACATGAGATGTAA
- the ylqF gene encoding ribosome biogenesis GTPase YlqF — protein sequence MIIDWYPGHMKKARAQIIEILPKIDLVIEVLDARLPVSSANPLLQRLRGDKPCIKVLNKNDLADPTVTKRWVQFLEKQQGVKAIPIEATSRRDAGLIPKLCRKLLPARSQAKKPLRVLVVGIPNVGKSTLINSLAGKKIARVGDKPAITTCPQQIDLRNGILLSDTPGLLWPVLENMAGAARLAASGAIGDNAFDTLEVGLTTAQYLAEKYPALLLKRYKLPELPETPLAIVEEIGRRRGCLIKGGDVDHHRAAELLLRELRAGSIGQISLERPEEAPGAFEKGNAPSPQSDRIAE from the coding sequence ATGATTATTGACTGGTATCCGGGTCACATGAAAAAAGCCCGGGCGCAGATTATCGAAATATTGCCCAAAATAGATCTGGTAATTGAAGTCCTCGATGCCAGACTTCCGGTCAGTAGTGCCAATCCGCTTTTGCAGAGATTGCGTGGTGACAAACCTTGCATCAAGGTTCTGAATAAAAATGACCTCGCCGATCCAACAGTGACTAAGAGGTGGGTCCAGTTTTTGGAGAAGCAACAGGGAGTTAAAGCCATTCCGATTGAAGCGACAAGCCGCCGAGATGCCGGATTAATTCCAAAACTGTGTCGTAAGCTTCTTCCTGCACGTTCACAGGCGAAGAAACCGTTAAGGGTTCTGGTCGTGGGAATTCCTAATGTTGGGAAATCAACCCTGATTAATTCCCTTGCCGGGAAAAAAATTGCCCGTGTTGGTGACAAACCTGCTATTACTACCTGCCCTCAGCAGATTGACTTGCGTAACGGGATTCTCCTCTCTGATACTCCTGGCCTGCTTTGGCCGGTGCTGGAAAATATGGCTGGAGCTGCCAGGCTTGCAGCCAGTGGTGCCATTGGTGATAACGCCTTCGATACCCTTGAGGTCGGTTTAACCACGGCTCAATATCTGGCGGAAAAATATCCGGCTCTGCTGCTGAAGCGCTACAAATTACCAGAATTACCGGAAACTCCTTTGGCAATTGTCGAAGAGATTGGGCGCCGCCGTGGTTGTCTGATTAAAGGGGGAGACGTTGATCACCACCGGGCAGCTGAGTTACTGCTACGTGAACTGAGAGCCGGGAGCATAGGGCAAATCTCCCTGGAACGACCAGAAGAAGCACCTGGAGCCTTTGAAAAAGGGAATGCCCCCTCTCCGCAGTCAGACAGGATAGCAGAATGA
- the aroC gene encoding chorismate synthase: MSSSFGRIFRISTFGESHCPAVGVVVDGVPPRMSLTEADIQVQLDRRRPGGNKLGTERDEADQVKILSGVENGLTLGTPIGMMVNNKDQRPGDYGSMNEIPRPSHADYTYQMKYGIHASSGGGRSSARETIGRVAAGAIAEKYLLAEHGIEIVAWVSSVGHHDSTAVDMETISREQVDANEIRCPDLQTAEKMVAEITAAREAKDSIGGVVSCVCRNLPAGLGEPVFDRLEAKLAHAMLSLPATKGFEIGSGFSGARMHGSAHNDPFVKKGERLGTTTNYSGGVQGGISNGESVYFRIAFKPPATIGQAQQTVDYSGIETTLEAKGRHDPCVVPRAVPIVETMTALVLADLVMLQKVRL, encoded by the coding sequence ATGTCGAGTAGTTTTGGCCGTATCTTCAGGATTAGTACCTTTGGTGAGTCTCATTGTCCGGCAGTTGGTGTTGTCGTTGATGGAGTTCCACCACGTATGTCTTTAACCGAAGCAGATATTCAAGTGCAACTTGATCGTCGTCGACCCGGTGGTAATAAACTCGGAACGGAACGGGATGAAGCTGATCAGGTTAAAATCCTCTCCGGGGTCGAAAATGGGCTGACACTTGGCACTCCCATCGGCATGATGGTCAATAACAAGGATCAGCGCCCTGGAGATTATGGCTCCATGAACGAGATTCCACGCCCATCCCATGCTGATTACACCTATCAGATGAAATATGGAATACACGCCTCCAGCGGTGGCGGTCGTTCCAGTGCCCGGGAAACCATCGGTCGGGTTGCAGCAGGTGCGATCGCTGAAAAATATTTATTGGCAGAGCATGGAATTGAAATTGTTGCCTGGGTCAGTTCTGTGGGCCATCACGACAGCACCGCTGTTGATATGGAAACGATCAGCCGGGAGCAGGTTGATGCCAATGAAATTCGTTGCCCCGATCTTCAGACGGCTGAAAAAATGGTTGCAGAGATCACCGCTGCCCGTGAGGCGAAAGATTCCATTGGTGGCGTTGTTAGTTGTGTCTGTCGCAATCTTCCAGCAGGGTTGGGGGAGCCGGTCTTTGATCGACTTGAAGCAAAACTGGCCCATGCCATGCTCTCGCTTCCGGCGACCAAAGGTTTTGAAATCGGTTCCGGCTTTTCCGGCGCCCGTATGCATGGCTCAGCTCATAACGATCCTTTTGTCAAAAAAGGGGAGAGATTGGGGACGACAACAAATTATAGCGGTGGTGTCCAAGGGGGCATTTCGAATGGTGAATCGGTCTACTTCCGGATTGCTTTTAAGCCCCCGGCAACGATTGGTCAAGCCCAACAGACGGTTGATTACTCTGGTATCGAAACAACTCTTGAGGCGAAGGGGCGTCATGACCCTTGTGTGGTTCCTCGCGCTGTCCCCATTGTCGAAACCATGACTGCGTTGGTTCTGGCTGATCTGGTGATGCTGCAAAAAGTGCGTCTTTGA
- a CDS encoding DUF3373 family protein yields MNKFIVLLIVSVLGLPSFSIAAPNNDSAPWVNSETLALHGEFILSAVSTDTDDYNNVGYGAQLRLGMEKTFADNIALGGQLYAFKYFGEFDTTFEKTALDTIRADRIYLKWWDIAASNVHLSIGRRPFSSASPTNISSGDRQVGIPYGDFSDFNVDGVVVGYNLSPLTGIAGMDISLCYGEGIDSEWGNGTRFKDKNLADAQLGGIKFALYHDDKTLLQFSLFRAMDMTDGVDGVFAYPGQYAALFAPSMYTDLPKFSPISFVPGYRSPTVIGDINLAAFGFRREEDNGFVWFGSLAWTQLVPNGEAGMFGGLGTDAVYEAILSDDGSEVYMIPTRAENDDTQNGYGVYIGMQIPVPMGKFGLEYNYGSKYWTPFNQTQDDILGNKLVTRGHAAEAYYLFEINRNAFIKAGAIYYDFEYTGSGSPVGEPQKIDDIKNGSAYSMLPIVDTAWDTYVKIIIEF; encoded by the coding sequence ATGAATAAATTTATCGTCCTGTTGATTGTCAGCGTATTGGGGTTGCCAAGTTTTTCGATTGCTGCACCTAACAATGATTCTGCTCCATGGGTTAATAGCGAAACATTGGCTCTTCATGGAGAATTCATTTTATCAGCCGTATCAACAGACACTGATGACTATAATAACGTTGGTTATGGCGCTCAACTGCGACTGGGAATGGAGAAAACATTTGCCGACAATATAGCGCTTGGCGGTCAACTCTATGCATTCAAGTACTTCGGCGAATTTGATACAACTTTTGAAAAAACTGCGTTGGATACCATCCGTGCAGACCGGATCTATTTGAAATGGTGGGATATTGCCGCTAGTAACGTTCACCTTTCAATCGGTCGGCGCCCTTTCTCTTCTGCTTCGCCAACGAATATCTCTAGTGGCGACAGGCAAGTCGGGATCCCTTATGGCGATTTCTCCGATTTCAATGTTGATGGTGTTGTCGTCGGATACAATTTAAGCCCTTTAACCGGTATTGCGGGGATGGATATTAGCCTGTGTTACGGCGAAGGAATTGATTCCGAGTGGGGCAATGGCACTCGCTTTAAAGATAAGAACCTTGCAGATGCTCAGCTGGGTGGGATTAAATTTGCCCTGTACCATGACGATAAGACCCTGCTTCAGTTCTCACTGTTCCGTGCCATGGACATGACTGACGGGGTCGATGGGGTCTTTGCTTATCCGGGACAGTATGCCGCTTTATTTGCTCCATCGATGTATACCGATCTACCAAAATTTTCCCCTATCAGTTTTGTACCTGGTTACAGGTCGCCCACTGTTATTGGTGATATCAACCTGGCGGCTTTTGGCTTCCGCCGTGAGGAGGATAACGGCTTCGTCTGGTTCGGCTCACTGGCCTGGACGCAACTGGTCCCCAACGGTGAAGCCGGGATGTTCGGCGGGCTGGGAACTGATGCTGTTTACGAGGCAATTCTGAGTGACGACGGCAGTGAAGTTTACATGATTCCGACCCGTGCAGAAAACGATGATACCCAAAACGGCTACGGAGTGTATATCGGTATGCAGATCCCTGTACCGATGGGCAAATTCGGCCTTGAATATAACTATGGTTCCAAGTACTGGACTCCGTTCAACCAGACTCAGGATGACATCCTCGGCAACAAGCTGGTTACCCGCGGCCATGCTGCCGAAGCTTATTATCTCTTTGAAATCAACCGGAATGCCTTTATCAAGGCGGGTGCCATCTACTACGACTTCGAGTACACAGGCAGTGGTTCTCCTGTTGGTGAGCCACAGAAGATTGATGACATCAAAAACGGCAGCGCATATTCTATGCTGCCCATCGTTGATACCGCTTGGGATACCTATGTCAAAATCATTATTGAGTTCTGA
- a CDS encoding carbonic anhydrase — protein MADVTKFLSGMEAFQQQHFGENRELATSLVKGQKPQALLIGCCDSRVDPALLMDCDLGDLFILRNIANLVPPYLKNDDYHGVSSSLEYAVCYLEVSDIIILGHSECGGIEALMATANGEEAGEFIGKWVNIAASARDKVLQEMPDESPARKARACEREAVLVSLKNLMTFPWVKERVSKGQLSLHGWYYNISTGQLKYYNQLTGEFEILVKRYAPGKPQAKEGPQIKK, from the coding sequence ATGGCAGACGTAACGAAATTTTTATCTGGGATGGAAGCGTTTCAACAGCAACATTTTGGTGAAAATCGGGAGCTTGCAACCTCTCTGGTTAAAGGTCAAAAACCTCAGGCGTTATTGATCGGCTGCTGTGATTCCAGAGTTGATCCGGCGTTGTTGATGGATTGTGATCTTGGAGACCTGTTCATCCTCAGAAACATCGCCAACCTGGTTCCCCCCTACCTGAAAAATGATGACTATCACGGTGTCAGCTCTTCTCTGGAATATGCCGTTTGCTACCTTGAAGTTTCAGATATTATTATCCTGGGGCACTCTGAGTGCGGCGGTATTGAAGCTCTGATGGCAACTGCCAATGGTGAAGAAGCCGGGGAATTTATCGGTAAGTGGGTTAATATTGCCGCATCAGCACGGGACAAAGTGTTACAGGAAATGCCGGATGAATCGCCGGCAAGAAAAGCCCGCGCCTGTGAAAGAGAAGCCGTACTGGTGTCGCTGAAAAATCTGATGACCTTCCCCTGGGTCAAAGAACGCGTCTCTAAAGGACAATTAAGTCTCCACGGCTGGTACTATAATATCAGTACCGGTCAGCTTAAATATTACAACCAGTTGACCGGAGAATTTGAAATACTCGTTAAGCGCTACGCGCCAGGAAAACCTCAAGCTAAAGAAGGACCCCAAATAAAGAAATAA